A window of the Candidatus Methylomirabilota bacterium genome harbors these coding sequences:
- a CDS encoding DUF4153 domain-containing protein, with translation MTALVTLWLSSLTVAGFGTWVLFDASIGLNWALWMPLAAGSLGLCAWLGARRVSAPLAGTLGLVCVLGVGAALTADPVFHALIALCAMILLALAMLVGRDPATGWLDLPFIAGAPVIAGALAAFEAARRSIELLGGLAGPRHRPAVRGAAMALPVVTVLALLLAGADPLLARARDTVIELIERVDFVPRLIFFGALLAGALGAGGVSLRENAVPRTPRPTGSSSLRVGGLERLIILASVAGLFGLFLLLQLSYLYGDPAAMVGSGTSYAEHARRGFGELSTAASICIILILALDRWGAPSANRTWGGAAPLLPQTPPPHSLERAARGISLLLVAETSLLLISAFRRVWLYEAAYGFTTARLYAQAYMVVLGLVLVLLAVELRGRVATQRLLRRAAGLGVT, from the coding sequence ATGACGGCGCTCGTGACGCTCTGGCTCTCCTCCCTTACCGTGGCCGGCTTCGGAACATGGGTACTGTTCGACGCCTCCATCGGTCTCAACTGGGCGCTGTGGATGCCTTTGGCCGCGGGAAGCCTGGGCCTCTGCGCCTGGCTCGGGGCGCGTCGCGTGTCGGCGCCGCTGGCCGGAACTCTCGGTCTCGTCTGCGTGCTCGGGGTGGGAGCGGCGCTCACCGCCGATCCGGTCTTCCACGCGCTGATCGCCCTGTGCGCCATGATCCTGCTCGCGCTCGCCATGCTGGTCGGGCGCGATCCGGCCACGGGATGGCTCGACCTGCCCTTCATCGCCGGCGCGCCCGTGATCGCGGGCGCCCTCGCCGCCTTCGAGGCCGCGCGGCGAAGCATCGAGCTGCTGGGCGGGCTGGCGGGTCCGCGGCATCGCCCCGCCGTGCGAGGCGCGGCCATGGCATTGCCCGTCGTCACGGTGCTGGCCCTTCTCCTGGCCGGCGCCGATCCCCTCCTGGCCCGAGCCCGCGATACCGTGATCGAGCTCATCGAGCGCGTCGACTTTGTCCCCCGCCTCATCTTCTTCGGAGCCCTGCTCGCCGGCGCTCTCGGAGCGGGCGGGGTGAGTCTCCGCGAGAATGCCGTCCCGCGGACGCCCCGCCCGACGGGATCTTCGTCACTCCGAGTGGGCGGCCTGGAGCGGCTCATCATTCTGGCCTCCGTGGCCGGACTCTTCGGTCTCTTCCTTCTCCTGCAGCTCTCCTATCTCTACGGCGATCCCGCGGCGATGGTGGGCAGCGGGACGAGCTATGCGGAGCATGCCCGGCGCGGCTTCGGCGAGCTCTCCACCGCGGCCAGCATCTGCATCATCTTGATCCTCGCGCTCGATCGATGGGGCGCCCCGAGCGCTAACCGGACCTGGGGGGGAGCGGCGCCGCTCCTCCCCCAGACCCCCCCACCGCATTCCTTGGAGCGTGCCGCGCGCGGCATCTCTCTCCTGCTCGTCGCGGAAACCAGTCTCCTTCTCATCTCTGCCTTCCGCCGCGTCTGGCTCTACGAGGCGGCCTATGGCTTCACGACGGCCCGGCTGTATGCCCAGGCCTACATGGTCGTGCTCGGCCTCGTCCTCGTCCTGCTTGCCGTCGAGCTCCGGGGCCGGGTCGCGACCCAGCGCCTCCTGCGTCGCGCCGCCGGACTTGGTGTCACC